In the genome of Paenibacillus sp. FSL R5-0766, one region contains:
- a CDS encoding response regulator: MYRVLLVDDEEDVREGLVVEVDWEALDLRIVGLAENGREALEMAERVEPDIVVTDISMPFMNGLKLAQRLRKRNPLVKVVILTGYDEFDYARQAISLSVDEYLLKPFSAGHLTELLTRLRAQMAAEVAEREDVQQLREHYHTSLPLLQADLMATLLHRQKSSTYIHSKAKQCGLDLTGERYGVSVLTLHMDGDVQKEKSEGVFSEPPQRHNKTISEVADQSEIFVPGGSLRQSEDAELKRFAALNIAAEVWAEHGAGHAFMHQETIVLLYVDRTGGTDGVKRQQKALENVMRSINHYLRIPATVGSGQIVDTLADVNHAYEDALLALDYRLVPGTDSIIYIADVERQTAGKLRFDELKQQTLTRCLKAGTQAELEEALTIIFREINVEHGRSDIQLYLIEVLTTVWKAAQASGEAMEDIFGAGFQLYADLFRLPGLTEAQKKVQEVCLLVQHRIASGRQHVYKDIVEQALVFTKEHYADPDLSIQKVCGHLHISSGYFCGIFKKEVQLTFLQYLMQIRMEAARELLRSTELKSFEIAEQVGFAEPNYFSFCFKKHIGVSPKEYRKQASQTASEGSIR; this comes from the coding sequence GTGTACCGGGTACTGCTGGTGGATGATGAAGAAGATGTGCGTGAAGGACTTGTTGTAGAGGTCGATTGGGAAGCGCTCGATCTGCGGATAGTCGGTTTGGCTGAGAATGGGCGGGAAGCATTGGAGATGGCGGAGAGGGTAGAGCCGGACATTGTGGTGACGGATATCAGCATGCCATTCATGAATGGTCTGAAACTCGCACAAAGATTGAGGAAGCGTAATCCACTCGTGAAGGTGGTCATTTTGACTGGTTATGATGAATTTGATTATGCGAGGCAAGCCATCTCGTTAAGTGTGGATGAATATCTGCTGAAGCCGTTCTCGGCAGGACATCTCACCGAACTGCTCACAAGATTGCGCGCCCAGATGGCGGCTGAAGTGGCTGAGCGTGAAGATGTACAGCAGCTGCGTGAGCACTATCATACCAGTTTGCCTTTATTACAGGCAGATCTGATGGCGACCTTGCTCCATCGACAGAAATCCTCAACATATATTCATAGTAAAGCCAAACAATGCGGATTGGATCTGACAGGAGAACGTTATGGGGTGTCCGTATTGACACTGCATATGGATGGAGATGTGCAAAAGGAGAAGTCTGAGGGAGTATTCAGCGAGCCCCCACAACGACATAACAAAACAATATCCGAGGTAGCGGACCAGTCTGAGATATTCGTTCCCGGAGGTTCCTTGCGTCAATCTGAGGATGCTGAGCTGAAACGCTTTGCTGCACTTAACATTGCGGCAGAAGTTTGGGCGGAGCATGGGGCTGGTCATGCCTTTATGCATCAGGAGACGATTGTCCTGCTCTATGTGGATCGCACGGGCGGTACAGATGGAGTGAAGAGGCAACAGAAGGCATTGGAAAATGTGATGCGCAGCATCAACCACTATTTACGTATCCCGGCTACGGTGGGCTCTGGTCAGATTGTGGATACACTCGCGGATGTGAATCATGCCTATGAAGATGCCCTGCTTGCATTGGATTATCGGCTTGTACCCGGGACAGATTCAATCATATACATTGCGGACGTGGAGAGACAGACGGCGGGCAAGCTGCGATTCGACGAGTTGAAGCAGCAGACGCTGACACGTTGTCTCAAGGCGGGTACACAAGCAGAGCTGGAGGAAGCACTTACGATCATTTTCCGGGAAATTAACGTGGAACACGGGCGAAGTGATATTCAGCTCTATTTAATTGAAGTGTTAACAACAGTATGGAAGGCAGCACAGGCATCAGGAGAAGCGATGGAAGACATCTTTGGTGCAGGGTTCCAGTTATATGCGGATTTGTTCCGACTGCCGGGACTTACTGAGGCACAGAAGAAGGTACAGGAAGTCTGTCTACTCGTGCAACATCGCATTGCGAGCGGGCGGCAACATGTATACAAGGATATTGTCGAGCAGGCGTTAGTCTTCACCAAAGAGCATTATGCCGACCCGGACCTGTCCATTCAGAAGGTGTGCGGGCATTTGCATATCAGCTCCGGTTATTTTTGTGGCATTTTCAAAAAAGAGGTGCAACTTACCTTCCTGCAGTACCTGATGCAGATCCGGATGGAGGCAGCGCGGGAACTGCTTCGCTCGACAGAACTGAAATCGTTTGAGATTGCGGAGCAGGTTGGCTTTGCCGAACCCAATTACTTCAGTTTTTGTTTCAAAAAACATATTGGCGTCTCGCCGAAAGAATATCGTAAACAGGCTTCTCAGACGGCAAGTGAAGGTTCGATCCGATGA
- a CDS encoding substrate-binding domain-containing protein, which yields MTDNQVNKNDAHRGKGLDVRTFWKKVAAIFPGIRKRRLVTQTAASCCLLICSACGLSSPDTTTIPPRIALITPAGTGELAEAIRLGAEAAAKENGAELITVEAYPSDGDVYTPAILESAGSQMQVKQANAGRGTLSRSAREQAQVEAAASALKRGASALLVDPLSEKALSDIIQEAQTTNSNGTIVPVIVLNDEFPVKGITSFISMDNVEAGRQAGQAMAELLEGKGHVALLGPDPLNSGLIQREQGVMESLVQYPNIQVEPKSICNTRDGCWQTAKQLLDQQEVDGFITLQEPASLGAADELNRRKSADKVRIVGFGSEQQQLEQLQEGVFDHLIVQNGYSAGYLGLNQAVARLNNKQVQARVLLETKLVSTDNMFWMDNQKLLFPFVQ from the coding sequence ATGACAGACAACCAAGTGAATAAGAACGATGCCCATAGAGGTAAAGGATTGGATGTCCGTACATTTTGGAAAAAGGTTGCTGCGATCTTTCCTGGAATCCGGAAACGTCGGTTAGTAACCCAGACAGCTGCAAGCTGCTGTCTGCTCATATGCAGCGCCTGTGGCTTATCGAGTCCCGATACTACGACAATACCGCCACGTATTGCGCTCATTACGCCAGCTGGGACAGGGGAACTTGCGGAAGCTATCCGGCTTGGCGCCGAAGCGGCTGCCAAAGAGAACGGAGCCGAACTGATTACTGTGGAAGCATACCCTTCCGATGGTGATGTGTACACGCCTGCCATTCTGGAATCTGCTGGAAGTCAGATGCAGGTTAAGCAGGCCAATGCAGGCCGTGGAACGTTGTCTCGCAGTGCGCGAGAGCAGGCTCAAGTGGAGGCCGCCGCATCGGCTCTGAAGCGGGGAGCATCAGCTCTATTAGTCGATCCCCTGAGCGAGAAGGCACTTAGCGACATCATTCAGGAGGCACAGACAACGAATTCCAATGGAACCATTGTTCCTGTCATTGTGCTTAACGATGAATTTCCCGTGAAAGGCATCACCAGTTTCATCTCGATGGATAATGTTGAGGCGGGAAGACAGGCCGGCCAGGCTATGGCGGAGCTTCTGGAAGGGAAAGGGCATGTGGCCTTATTGGGCCCCGATCCTCTCAATTCTGGTCTGATTCAGAGAGAGCAGGGAGTTATGGAATCCTTGGTACAGTATCCTAATATTCAAGTGGAACCCAAATCGATATGTAATACACGGGATGGATGTTGGCAGACTGCGAAGCAATTGCTGGACCAGCAGGAGGTAGATGGTTTCATTACTCTTCAGGAACCTGCTTCTCTGGGAGCAGCTGATGAACTGAATCGACGCAAATCTGCGGACAAGGTAAGGATTGTTGGATTTGGCAGTGAACAACAGCAACTGGAGCAATTGCAAGAAGGGGTCTTTGATCATCTCATCGTCCAGAATGGATACAGTGCAGGTTATCTGGGATTGAATCAGGCCGTTGCGCGGCTGAACAATAAACAGGTGCAAGCGAGAGTGTTACTTGAGACCAAGCTGGTTAGTACAGACAATATGTTCTGGATGGATAACCAGAAGCTGTTGTTTCCTTTTGTACAATGA
- a CDS encoding Vat family streptogramin A O-acetyltransferase encodes MAPDKTKLFPNENIRTVCYIQNLPPRSNVDIGDYTYYSDNTNPPEQFYDRIQHHYDFIGDRLVIGNFCAIAEGVTFIMNGANHRMEGMTTYPFNIFGGGWERVTPTLEQLPYKGDTVLGNDVWLGQNVTIMPGITIGDGAIVASNSTVVKDIEPYTIIGGNPAKTIKKRFDEEMIALLLELKWWDQDEEWLDTHLERLVSTYDLQILRELLNSK; translated from the coding sequence ATGGCCCCTGATAAAACAAAACTTTTCCCGAATGAGAATATCCGTACGGTATGTTACATTCAAAACCTGCCTCCGCGTTCTAACGTGGACATCGGTGATTATACGTATTATAGCGATAACACGAATCCGCCAGAGCAATTCTATGACCGGATACAGCATCATTATGACTTTATTGGTGATCGCCTGGTCATTGGCAATTTCTGTGCAATTGCGGAAGGTGTGACATTCATTATGAATGGTGCGAATCATCGGATGGAGGGTATGACGACGTATCCGTTCAACATTTTTGGTGGAGGATGGGAGCGTGTGACACCTACACTGGAACAACTTCCATATAAGGGCGACACGGTACTGGGCAACGATGTATGGCTTGGACAAAATGTAACGATCATGCCTGGTATCACGATTGGAGACGGGGCAATCGTTGCCTCTAATTCAACCGTTGTTAAGGACATTGAACCCTATACGATTATTGGTGGTAATCCAGCCAAGACTATTAAAAAGCGTTTTGACGAAGAGATGATTGCACTGCTGCTGGAATTGAAGTGGTGGGATCAGGATGAGGAATGGCTGGATACGCATTTGGAACGTCTTGTCTCTACATATGATCTCCAGATCTTGCGCGAACTTTTGAACAGCAAATAG
- a CDS encoding galactose ABC transporter substrate-binding protein codes for MKKTWMTLLITACMVVAAGCSSGGDSAGGSTGTDTGGQTAAGTETPKIGVAIYKFDDTFMTGVRNAMTAAAEGVATLDIVDSQNAQPTQNEKVDLFVSKKYNAMAVNPVDRTAAGVIIDKAKAANIPVVFLNREPVAEDMNKWDKVYYVGAKAEESGTISGQLIVDYWKAHPEADKNGDGKLQYVMLKGEPGHQDAELRTKYSVQAIQDAGIEVEALAEDTAMWDRVKGQEKMQAFLASHGDKIEAVLANNDDMALGAIEALKAAGYFKDGKSMPVVGVDATAPAIQALQDGTMLGTVLNDAKNQGAATVALASVLAKGETPTKENTKYDITDGKYVWIAYKKITKDNIADAQ; via the coding sequence ATGAAGAAAACATGGATGACACTGTTGATTACGGCATGTATGGTTGTGGCGGCGGGATGTAGCAGCGGTGGAGACAGTGCAGGTGGAAGTACGGGAACAGATACAGGAGGCCAGACAGCAGCCGGTACGGAAACGCCCAAGATTGGTGTTGCCATCTACAAATTTGACGATACATTCATGACGGGTGTACGTAATGCCATGACCGCAGCAGCGGAAGGCGTTGCGACTCTGGATATCGTGGACAGCCAGAATGCACAGCCGACCCAGAATGAGAAAGTGGATCTGTTTGTGTCCAAGAAATACAATGCAATGGCCGTGAACCCGGTGGACCGGACGGCGGCAGGGGTCATCATTGACAAGGCCAAGGCAGCGAACATTCCGGTGGTATTCCTCAACCGTGAGCCGGTGGCTGAAGATATGAACAAGTGGGATAAAGTGTACTACGTAGGAGCAAAAGCGGAGGAGTCCGGTACGATCTCCGGTCAGCTGATTGTGGATTACTGGAAAGCACATCCGGAAGCGGACAAAAACGGCGATGGCAAACTGCAATACGTCATGCTGAAAGGGGAACCGGGCCATCAGGATGCAGAGCTTCGGACCAAATATTCGGTTCAGGCGATCCAGGATGCCGGAATCGAAGTGGAAGCACTGGCGGAAGACACGGCGATGTGGGACCGGGTGAAAGGTCAGGAGAAAATGCAGGCATTCCTGGCTTCGCATGGCGACAAGATTGAAGCTGTTCTCGCAAACAATGATGACATGGCCTTAGGAGCCATTGAAGCATTGAAAGCAGCTGGATACTTCAAGGATGGCAAATCCATGCCGGTTGTAGGTGTAGATGCAACAGCTCCGGCCATTCAAGCTCTACAGGATGGCACGATGCTGGGCACGGTGCTTAATGATGCCAAGAATCAGGGTGCAGCCACGGTGGCACTGGCTTCCGTACTTGCCAAAGGTGAGACACCAACAAAGGAAAATACCAAATACGACATTACAGATGGTAAATACGTCTGGATTGCATACAAAAAGATTACAAAAGACAACATCGCTGACGCCCAATAA
- a CDS encoding HU family DNA-binding protein yields the protein MDKEQLITEVAKAGGFSKKNAEKAVTVVLDSILEALKEGKEVQVVGFGKFEVQKREARTGKSRKTGKEIQLPAGKVPVFTAGLSMKEALN from the coding sequence ATGGATAAAGAACAATTGATCACAGAAGTAGCTAAGGCTGGCGGTTTCTCCAAGAAGAATGCTGAAAAAGCTGTAACCGTTGTACTGGATTCGATTCTCGAAGCTCTCAAAGAAGGCAAAGAAGTTCAAGTTGTTGGATTTGGGAAATTCGAAGTACAGAAGCGTGAGGCAAGAACAGGAAAAAGCCGGAAAACAGGCAAAGAAATTCAACTACCTGCAGGTAAAGTTCCTGTATTCACAGCAGGCTTAAGTATGAAAGAAGCTTTAAATTAA
- a CDS encoding cold-shock protein: MQTGTVKWFNADKGFGFIETEEGTDVFVHFSAIQGEGYKSLDEGQRVQFEVTQGNRGPQAENVTKL, translated from the coding sequence ATGCAAACAGGTACAGTGAAATGGTTCAACGCGGATAAAGGATTCGGCTTTATCGAAACTGAAGAAGGAACAGATGTATTCGTTCATTTCAGTGCAATTCAAGGTGAAGGTTACAAATCTTTGGACGAAGGTCAACGCGTTCAATTTGAAGTAACTCAAGGTAACCGTGGACCACAAGCTGAGAACGTTACTAAACTTTAA
- a CDS encoding sensor histidine kinase, with product MGSQLRSRLRSSRVSSIRFIITWSFSVFIVLVLTIMAMLLHDKFTQAAERSAELTTRQIVDQVSYNLEDYVRSMSHLYRAIEEHMLRDGTWEGELVDKQLDTLLSSREDIISITLLDSTGKLLKNRPSAELKPSAHVTQQGWFQSALRVPDHLSFSLPHIQNMYTGPYKWVVSMSKGITIRQNGQDRQVILLVDINFKQMDELSRRVSLGQRGYVYIIDESAGNIVYHPQQQLMYMGLKSENIEQALVASGSYEDEADGQKRLNTVKSVANIGWKIVGVAYLDEIMTTRQEVNGYLIRVLVVVLVLVILVSLFLSSSLTRPIRRMERKMKAVERGDFNVELPIEGPLEVERLSRRFNLMVNKIRTLMDEIIHEQEQKRRLELEALQAQINPHFLYNTLNSVVRMVGMSRNEEVITMITSLSRLFRISLSQGKTIITIREELEHAQHYLTIQQMRFKRKFNFTIKADETLLECLTLKLVLQPLIENAIVHGIEYHMDEGSIEVDVYREDNKLVFRITDNGVGMTEEQMSGLLSGSPVVKSGAGSGVAVRNVHDRIRLYYGEAYGLEFASELEEGTTVWVRIPIQSQQKEGEPDDRQPSE from the coding sequence ATGGGATCTCAATTACGCTCTCGTCTGCGTTCGTCCAGAGTCAGTAGTATCCGGTTTATTATTACGTGGTCCTTTTCCGTCTTCATCGTTTTGGTACTGACCATCATGGCGATGCTTCTGCATGACAAGTTCACGCAGGCTGCCGAGCGAAGTGCGGAACTGACGACGAGACAGATTGTGGATCAGGTCAGTTATAACCTGGAGGATTACGTCCGCAGTATGTCTCATCTGTACCGTGCCATTGAGGAACACATGCTGCGTGACGGGACATGGGAAGGGGAACTGGTGGACAAACAACTAGACACACTGCTCAGCAGTCGTGAAGATATCATCTCGATTACTCTGCTTGATTCCACGGGGAAATTGCTCAAGAACAGACCTTCAGCTGAATTAAAACCAAGTGCCCATGTGACACAGCAAGGGTGGTTTCAGTCTGCGCTTCGTGTGCCGGATCACCTGAGTTTCTCGTTGCCTCATATTCAGAATATGTACACAGGCCCATATAAATGGGTCGTTTCCATGAGCAAAGGCATAACGATACGGCAAAATGGTCAGGATCGGCAGGTTATTCTGCTGGTCGATATCAATTTCAAACAGATGGATGAACTGAGCCGTCGGGTCAGTCTGGGGCAACGGGGATATGTCTATATCATTGATGAGAGTGCGGGCAATATCGTGTACCATCCGCAGCAGCAATTGATGTATATGGGACTCAAAAGCGAGAATATCGAACAGGCTTTAGTGGCTTCCGGCAGTTACGAAGATGAAGCAGATGGACAGAAAAGGCTGAATACCGTCAAGTCCGTTGCCAATATCGGGTGGAAAATCGTCGGTGTTGCTTATCTGGATGAGATTATGACAACGCGTCAGGAAGTCAATGGATATCTCATTCGTGTACTGGTCGTTGTTCTGGTACTGGTCATTCTCGTATCCCTGTTTCTTTCCTCCAGTCTGACGCGTCCGATCCGGCGAATGGAACGTAAGATGAAGGCGGTGGAGCGCGGGGATTTCAACGTGGAGTTGCCTATTGAAGGGCCGCTGGAAGTGGAACGACTATCCCGTCGCTTTAACCTGATGGTCAATAAAATCCGAACCTTGATGGATGAGATTATCCATGAACAGGAGCAGAAGAGGCGTCTGGAGCTGGAAGCCTTGCAGGCCCAGATCAATCCACATTTTCTATATAATACGCTGAATTCCGTGGTCCGCATGGTAGGCATGAGCCGCAATGAAGAAGTAATTACGATGATCACGTCTCTTTCGCGCCTGTTCCGCATCAGTCTCAGTCAAGGCAAAACGATTATCACGATCAGGGAAGAGCTGGAGCATGCGCAGCATTATTTGACGATTCAGCAGATGAGGTTCAAGCGCAAATTCAACTTTACGATTAAGGCAGATGAGACGCTTCTGGAATGCCTGACATTAAAGCTGGTGCTTCAACCCCTGATTGAAAACGCCATTGTTCATGGCATCGAGTACCACATGGACGAAGGAAGTATTGAGGTCGATGTCTATCGTGAGGACAATAAGCTGGTGTTTCGCATTACAGATAATGGGGTCGGCATGACGGAAGAACAGATGTCGGGATTATTGAGTGGCAGTCCGGTTGTCAAAAGTGGTGCAGGATCAGGCGTAGCGGTACGTAACGTACATGACCGAATCCGGCTCTATTATGGTGAGGCATATGGCCTTGAATTTGCAAGTGAGTTGGAAGAAGGCACCACGGTCTGGGTTCGGATCCCCATTCAATCGCAGCAGAAGGAGGGCGAGCCTGATGACAGACAACCAAGTGAATAA
- the mglC gene encoding galactose/methyl galactoside ABC transporter permease MglC, with product MNTQMINQVKNYVTQRAIFIVLILLIIGIAIADPNFLAFSTLRDILQQSSTRAIIALGAAFILVTGGVDLSAGRVVGLTAVVSASMLQIDEYANRFFPDLPHLPVLLPILVGITAGLFVGLVNGLIVAKLHVPPFIATLGTMVAVYGLNSIYFDTEPNQSQPIGGLRPDFTVIGSGYIDLGGGYSIPYIVLIAIAVALICWVIFNKTRLGKNMYAIGGNIQAAHVSGIHVARNLVALYAIAGALYGLGGVLEAARTGGATNNYGNMYELDAIAACVVGGVSTAGGIGTVPGVMAGVLIFGVINYGLTFIGVSPYWQLIIKGLIIVAAVAFDIRKYMAKK from the coding sequence ATGAACACACAGATGATCAATCAAGTGAAAAATTATGTAACACAACGCGCCATCTTTATCGTATTGATTCTGCTCATCATTGGAATAGCTATTGCCGATCCGAATTTTCTTGCCTTCTCTACACTGCGGGACATCTTGCAGCAATCCTCCACACGGGCCATTATTGCACTCGGTGCAGCCTTTATCCTCGTCACGGGTGGTGTCGATCTGTCCGCTGGACGGGTGGTTGGTCTGACGGCTGTTGTATCGGCATCGATGCTGCAAATTGACGAGTATGCCAACCGCTTCTTCCCCGATCTGCCCCATTTGCCGGTGTTGTTGCCGATTCTGGTTGGAATCACCGCAGGTCTATTCGTGGGTTTGGTCAATGGACTGATTGTCGCCAAATTACATGTACCTCCTTTTATCGCAACGCTGGGTACGATGGTTGCCGTGTACGGACTGAACTCCATTTATTTTGATACGGAACCCAACCAGTCACAGCCGATCGGAGGATTGAGACCCGATTTTACCGTCATTGGCTCTGGATACATTGATCTGGGCGGAGGTTATTCCATCCCGTATATTGTCCTCATTGCGATTGCGGTGGCGTTAATCTGCTGGGTGATCTTTAACAAAACCCGGCTCGGCAAAAACATGTACGCGATTGGTGGCAACATTCAGGCGGCGCATGTATCCGGGATTCATGTGGCACGCAACCTGGTTGCCCTGTATGCCATTGCGGGTGCACTGTACGGTTTGGGTGGTGTGCTTGAGGCAGCACGCACAGGTGGAGCAACAAACAATTACGGTAACATGTATGAGCTGGATGCGATTGCCGCATGTGTGGTAGGCGGTGTATCAACGGCAGGAGGTATTGGAACGGTACCTGGGGTTATGGCGGGTGTGCTGATCTTCGGGGTCATTAACTATGGTCTGACGTTTATCGGTGTGAGTCCATACTGGCAGTTGATTATCAAAGGATTGATCATTGTTGCTGCGGTGGCTTTTGATATCCGTAAGTATATGGCGAAAAAATAA
- a CDS encoding sugar ABC transporter ATP-binding protein: MESPYLLEMNGVSKAFPGVQALSQVTFKVKPGTVHALMGENGAGKSTLMKCLFGMYHPDEGTIRIEGKSVDIPNSKAALQQGISMIHQELNPVPHRPVMENIWLGRFPMRGILVDEKRMYTDTLALFKDLNLDIDPKAQAGTLSVSKIQSMEIAKAVSFQSKVIVMDEPTSSLTGKEVDQLFAIINELRSRGVSIIYISHKMEEILTISDEVTIMRDGFVVGTWDAADLTTDLIITRMVGRDLDERFPERTNVPGEVILKAEGLTSSQSKSFRDVSFELRKGEVLGIGGLVGAQRTELIESLFGLRGLASGTISIHGRKVKINSPAAAKRHNIALLTEERRVTGIFPVLSVYENTIIASLGRYRNRVGLLDEKKGREEAREQTQKFRTKTPSVNTLIRNLSGGNQQKVLLARWLLTDPEILLLDEPTRGIDVGAKFEIYTIITELARQGKSIIMISSEMPELLGMSDRIMVMSEGRLTGIVDGAEATEQDIMRLAAQQRMA, encoded by the coding sequence ATGGAGTCACCTTACCTGCTGGAGATGAATGGAGTTTCCAAAGCATTTCCGGGTGTGCAGGCACTAAGTCAGGTCACATTTAAAGTAAAGCCGGGGACGGTTCACGCCTTGATGGGAGAGAATGGAGCGGGGAAATCCACACTTATGAAATGTCTGTTCGGCATGTATCACCCGGATGAAGGAACGATACGTATCGAAGGAAAGAGTGTGGATATTCCGAATTCCAAAGCGGCCCTACAGCAAGGCATATCCATGATTCATCAGGAGCTGAACCCGGTCCCGCATCGTCCGGTGATGGAGAATATATGGCTGGGTCGTTTTCCGATGAGGGGAATACTGGTGGACGAGAAACGGATGTATACTGATACGCTGGCGCTGTTCAAAGACTTGAACTTGGATATTGACCCGAAGGCTCAGGCGGGAACACTGTCTGTCTCCAAAATTCAATCCATGGAAATTGCCAAGGCGGTCTCTTTTCAATCCAAAGTTATCGTCATGGATGAGCCAACTTCTTCCCTGACAGGCAAGGAAGTGGATCAGCTCTTCGCCATTATTAATGAACTGCGCAGTCGCGGCGTATCCATTATCTATATTTCACACAAGATGGAGGAGATCCTGACGATCTCGGATGAAGTGACAATCATGCGTGATGGCTTCGTTGTCGGGACATGGGATGCTGCGGATCTAACGACAGATCTGATCATTACGCGTATGGTTGGCCGTGATCTGGACGAACGTTTCCCGGAACGGACGAACGTACCCGGTGAAGTGATATTAAAAGCCGAGGGTCTGACATCAAGCCAGTCCAAATCGTTTCGTGATGTATCCTTTGAGCTGCGAAAAGGTGAAGTTCTTGGCATTGGTGGCCTGGTTGGAGCACAGCGGACAGAACTGATTGAGTCATTGTTCGGACTGCGTGGACTCGCTTCAGGTACGATTTCGATTCATGGGCGCAAGGTGAAGATTAACTCCCCCGCAGCAGCGAAGCGTCATAACATTGCGTTGCTTACGGAAGAACGAAGGGTTACAGGGATATTCCCTGTGTTGTCGGTGTATGAGAACACGATCATTGCCAGTCTGGGGCGCTACCGAAATCGTGTGGGCTTGCTGGACGAGAAAAAGGGCCGGGAAGAGGCACGGGAACAGACGCAGAAGTTCAGAACCAAAACGCCTTCAGTTAACACACTGATTCGCAACCTGTCTGGCGGCAATCAACAGAAAGTTCTGCTGGCCCGTTGGTTGCTGACCGACCCGGAGATTCTGTTGCTGGATGAACCGACACGTGGAATTGATGTAGGGGCCAAGTTTGAGATTTACACCATTATTACGGAACTGGCTCGTCAGGGCAAAAGCATTATCATGATTAGCTCGGAGATGCCCGAACTGTTGGGTATGTCGGATCGCATTATGGTGATGAGCGAAGGGCGTCTCACCGGAATCGTGGACGGAGCCGAGGCAACAGAGCAGGATATTATGAGGCTGGCCGCGCAGCAGCGGATGGCTTAG
- a CDS encoding tyrosine-type recombinase/integrase translates to MNQSSGISVQREPTIEEFVHMLANEGELHPKTVKEYTSDLKHFIEWYKESTMLNEEFSLRIEDVDTSTLVSYRENAHNVMLLKPATINRRLITLKRFFKWAVLESRLSHDPSKPLKFIPEDKVSPRRMTFEEEQAFLAAVEYGNSLRDQTILTLMFHTGLRTMEVCNLKPQDIELGRRSGHLTVRADKRNVQRKIPLNIQCVVMLNQYLSDLATNPAYLFPSEKTNDRLTERALRHLIKKVMITAGLEGLSSHDLRHRFGYAMAEHTPLHRLAEIMGHTNPDTTMIYFKALSTNHRKEQE, encoded by the coding sequence ATGAATCAGTCATCAGGGATTTCGGTGCAGCGGGAACCGACGATAGAGGAATTCGTACATATGCTTGCCAATGAGGGAGAATTGCATCCCAAAACCGTGAAGGAATATACAAGTGATCTGAAACACTTTATCGAATGGTACAAGGAAAGCACCATGCTCAACGAAGAGTTCTCACTGCGAATTGAAGATGTGGATACATCCACTTTAGTCAGTTATCGTGAAAATGCTCACAACGTTATGTTATTGAAACCAGCCACCATTAACCGGAGGTTGATTACGCTGAAGCGTTTTTTCAAATGGGCTGTCTTGGAATCCAGGCTCAGTCATGACCCTTCCAAACCATTAAAATTCATTCCGGAAGACAAAGTAAGTCCACGCCGAATGACATTTGAAGAAGAGCAGGCATTCCTCGCGGCAGTGGAGTACGGTAATTCCCTTCGTGATCAGACGATCCTGACCCTAATGTTTCACACAGGCTTGCGAACGATGGAGGTATGCAACCTCAAGCCTCAGGATATCGAACTTGGTAGACGAAGCGGTCACCTGACAGTGAGAGCCGATAAACGCAACGTGCAACGTAAGATCCCTTTGAATATACAGTGTGTTGTCATGTTGAATCAGTACTTATCCGATCTTGCTACCAATCCTGCTTACCTGTTTCCTTCAGAGAAGACAAACGATCGTTTAACGGAGAGAGCATTGCGACACCTGATTAAAAAAGTAATGATAACAGCAGGGCTGGAAGGATTGAGTTCACACGATCTGCGTCATCGTTTTGGCTACGCCATGGCTGAGCATACGCCACTGCACCGTTTGGCCGAGATAATGGGACACACCAACCCAGATACAACAATGATTTATTTTAAAGCATTAAGTACGAATCACCGTAAAGAACAAGAATGA